Proteins from one Meiothermus cerbereus DSM 11376 genomic window:
- a CDS encoding nitrilase-related carbon-nitrogen hydrolase, giving the protein MYGASFVIYAALLLGLWAFYHHRATGVAVFAIGVALAIVLSSALPQPQLEGYLEVNLVQPGIVGDGEHFVTRSEDYLRRELSPQLRGGALNVLPESSLFNYDFDTDHLGLLAHDNLLIGGTIRSQSLVYNSVVLLQKGRVTARYNKIFLVPIEEDARLQAGNERQTNTLRFGDVILGVGICYESAFERIGLKAVHNGAQALLFLSNTQSPPATALQLRSVQVRSAETGRVALFVGMAGNTSMTDAKGKVVWRMPWASSERRAISVPLYSGLTNAAHFSAQLSYILVAVTCATLVSLLWKGLHRKAERDHQGRRDFL; this is encoded by the coding sequence ATGTACGGGGCGAGCTTTGTAATCTATGCCGCCCTGCTGCTGGGCCTGTGGGCCTTTTACCACCACCGGGCTACCGGTGTGGCGGTGTTCGCCATCGGGGTAGCCCTCGCCATCGTGCTGAGCAGCGCGTTACCGCAGCCGCAGCTTGAGGGCTACCTCGAGGTCAACTTGGTGCAGCCAGGCATCGTTGGGGACGGCGAGCATTTTGTCACACGCAGCGAGGACTACTTGCGCCGCGAACTCTCCCCGCAACTCAGGGGTGGGGCGCTAAATGTGTTGCCTGAGAGCAGCCTATTCAACTATGACTTCGACACCGACCACCTAGGGCTGCTCGCCCACGACAACTTGCTTATTGGGGGCACCATCCGCAGCCAGTCCTTGGTTTACAACTCCGTGGTTCTGTTACAAAAAGGGCGGGTTACCGCCCGCTATAACAAGATCTTCCTGGTACCAATCGAGGAGGACGCCCGGCTTCAGGCGGGCAATGAGCGGCAAACCAACACCCTCCGCTTCGGTGATGTGATTCTGGGCGTGGGTATTTGCTACGAGTCTGCCTTTGAGCGGATCGGCCTGAAAGCCGTCCATAATGGAGCGCAAGCCCTGCTGTTTCTTTCCAACACCCAAAGCCCTCCAGCCACCGCTCTACAGCTCAGGAGTGTGCAGGTACGTTCGGCGGAGACCGGGAGGGTCGCGCTGTTTGTCGGGATGGCGGGGAACACCTCGATGACAGATGCCAAAGGCAAAGTAGTGTGGCGAATGCCCTGGGCTAGCTCCGAACGCCGGGCAATATCCGTCCCGCTCTACTCCGGCCTCACCAACGCGGCGCACTTTTCAGCCCAATTGAGCTACATTTTGGTGGCAGTCACGTGCGCTACTTTGGTGAGCCTTCTGTGGAAAGGGCTGCACAGAAAAGCCGAGAGGGATCATCAAGGCAGGCGCGACTTTCTATAA